The Helianthus annuus cultivar XRQ/B chromosome 16, HanXRQr2.0-SUNRISE, whole genome shotgun sequence genome includes a window with the following:
- the LOC110915368 gene encoding O-fucosyltransferase 29 isoform X1, translating into MGESKAWRGGNQRKKVKKSNEQHCWWWLWTAAESGKGQRRGRASWSVVCGVVLFALGLISLFTGHVASNLEWYSQKLAKHRLWYNNKVLVGGFGHGPIDIWKSQSSKFYYGCSERGPHYAPPVHESLSNGYLLIAASGGLNQQRTGITDAVVVARILNATLVVPELDHNSFWKDDSDFANIFDVDWFISFLAKDIPVVKRVPDEYMRSLEKPPYTMRVPRKSEPQYYLDEVLPTLLRRHVVQLTKFDYRLASDLNEELQRLRCRANYHAFRFTKPLQNLGHKLVMKMRNMAKRYIAVHLRFEPDFLAFYGCYYGGGEKVKHELGEIRKRWINLPEASLDGEQRKRGKCPLTPHEVGLMLRALGFDNDTYIFGAFGEIYGGEETLQPLKKLFPNFYTKEMLAGEELQPFLPFSSRLAAIDYIVCDESDVFVTNNNGNMAKILAGQRRYMGHKRTIRPNARKLSALFMQREKMSWTTFSSKVKAAQRGFMGEPDEIQSRRADFHEYPSSCICKKPFKLSDVDNQTDSEYGRNEEDQGVNSTAQTHGIMINGVVMKDASSPEEKEDDDFLAD; encoded by the exons ATGGGGGAATCAAAAGCTTGGAGAGGTGGTAATCAGCGGAAAAAAGTGAAGAAGAGTAATGAGCAGCATTGTTGGTGGTGGTTATGGACGGCGGCGGAGTCGGGGAAAGGACAGCGACGGGGGCGGGCGTCGTGGTCGGTGGTTTGTGGAGTGGTGTTGTTTGCGTTAGGGCTTATCTCGCTGTTTACCGGTCATGTGGCTTCCAATCTGGAATGGTATTCTCAGAAACTTGCTAAACATCGGTTATGGTACAATAACAAGGTATTGGTG GGTGGGTTTGGTCATGGACCAATAGACATATGGAAATCTCAATCTTCAAAGTTTTATTACGGTTGCAGTGAAAGAGGCCCTCATTATGCGC CTCCTGTTCATGAGTCACTATCAAATGGCTATCTGCTTATTGCTGCTAGTGGAGGGCTGAATCAACAAAGAACTGGA ATAACCGATGCTGTAGTTGTTGCACGGATATTGAATGCTACGTTAGTTGTTCCTGAGTTGGATCATAATTCGTTTTGGAAAGACGATAG TGACTTTGCAAACATCTTTGATGTCGACTGGTTTATCTCTTTCCTTGCGAAAGATATTCCTGTCGTCAAAAGGGTCCCCGACGAATATATGCGTTCACTTGAGAAACCCCCATATACTATGCGGGTCCCACGCAAATCAGAACCTCAATATTACCTCGATGAAGTTCTGCCAACACTCTTGAGACGTCAT GTTGTTCAGCTAACTAAGTTTGATTATAGGCTTGCCAGTGACCTAAATGAAGAACTACAGAGGTTACGGTGTCGGGCAAATTATCATGCTTTTCGTTTTACTAAACCACTACAGAATCTTGGTCATAAGCTGGTGATGAAAATGAGGAACATGGCAAAGCGCTACATTGCTGTCCACTTAAG GTTTGAACCTGATTTTCTTGCATTTTATGGTTGTTACTATGGTGGTGGTGAAAAAGTAAAACACGAGCTTGGTGAAATCAGGAAAAGATGGATAAATTTGCCG GAAGCAAGTCTGGACGGAGAGCAGCGGAAACGAGGGAAGTGTCCTCTAACGCCACATGAGGTAGGGCTGATGTTGCGGGCACTCGGTTTTGATAACGACACATACATTTTTGGGGCATTTGGTGAAATTTATGGCGGTGAAGAAACTTTGCAGCCTCTTAAAAAATTGTTTCCAAATTTCTACACAAAAGAAATGCTGGCTGGTGAAGAACTCCAACCCTTTCTTCCCTTCTCCTCTCGTCTTGCTGCCATTGATTACATAGTTTGTGATGAGAGCGATGTCTTCGTTACAAACAACAATGGGAACATGGCAAAGATTCTTGCTGGTCAAAG GAGATACATGGGTCATAAAAGAACCATTCGACCAAATGCTAGGAAGCTCAGCGCCTTATTCATGCAACGAGAGAAGATGTCATGGACTACTTTCTCTAGCAAAGTCAAAGCAGCCCAAAGGGGTTTTATGGGTGAACCCGATGAAATCCAATCCAGACGTGCGGATTTCCATGAATACCCTTCTTCATGCATATGCAAGAAACCATTCAAGTTATCAGATGTTGATAACCAAACAGACTCTGAATATGGGCGTAATGAAGAGGATCAAGGTGTTAATAGTACAGCACAAACACACGGAATAATGATAAATGGAGTTGTGATGAAAGATGCATCATCACCAGAAGAGAAGGAAGATGATGACTTTTTAGCTGACTAG
- the LOC110915368 gene encoding O-fucosyltransferase 29 isoform X2, whose product MGESKAWRGGNQRKKVKKSNEQHCWWWLWTAAESGKGQRRGRASWSVVCGVVLFALGLISLFTGHVASNLEWYSQKLAKHRLWYNNKGGFGHGPIDIWKSQSSKFYYGCSERGPHYAPPVHESLSNGYLLIAASGGLNQQRTGITDAVVVARILNATLVVPELDHNSFWKDDSDFANIFDVDWFISFLAKDIPVVKRVPDEYMRSLEKPPYTMRVPRKSEPQYYLDEVLPTLLRRHVVQLTKFDYRLASDLNEELQRLRCRANYHAFRFTKPLQNLGHKLVMKMRNMAKRYIAVHLRFEPDFLAFYGCYYGGGEKVKHELGEIRKRWINLPEASLDGEQRKRGKCPLTPHEVGLMLRALGFDNDTYIFGAFGEIYGGEETLQPLKKLFPNFYTKEMLAGEELQPFLPFSSRLAAIDYIVCDESDVFVTNNNGNMAKILAGQRRYMGHKRTIRPNARKLSALFMQREKMSWTTFSSKVKAAQRGFMGEPDEIQSRRADFHEYPSSCICKKPFKLSDVDNQTDSEYGRNEEDQGVNSTAQTHGIMINGVVMKDASSPEEKEDDDFLAD is encoded by the exons ATGGGGGAATCAAAAGCTTGGAGAGGTGGTAATCAGCGGAAAAAAGTGAAGAAGAGTAATGAGCAGCATTGTTGGTGGTGGTTATGGACGGCGGCGGAGTCGGGGAAAGGACAGCGACGGGGGCGGGCGTCGTGGTCGGTGGTTTGTGGAGTGGTGTTGTTTGCGTTAGGGCTTATCTCGCTGTTTACCGGTCATGTGGCTTCCAATCTGGAATGGTATTCTCAGAAACTTGCTAAACATCGGTTATGGTACAATAACAAG GGTGGGTTTGGTCATGGACCAATAGACATATGGAAATCTCAATCTTCAAAGTTTTATTACGGTTGCAGTGAAAGAGGCCCTCATTATGCGC CTCCTGTTCATGAGTCACTATCAAATGGCTATCTGCTTATTGCTGCTAGTGGAGGGCTGAATCAACAAAGAACTGGA ATAACCGATGCTGTAGTTGTTGCACGGATATTGAATGCTACGTTAGTTGTTCCTGAGTTGGATCATAATTCGTTTTGGAAAGACGATAG TGACTTTGCAAACATCTTTGATGTCGACTGGTTTATCTCTTTCCTTGCGAAAGATATTCCTGTCGTCAAAAGGGTCCCCGACGAATATATGCGTTCACTTGAGAAACCCCCATATACTATGCGGGTCCCACGCAAATCAGAACCTCAATATTACCTCGATGAAGTTCTGCCAACACTCTTGAGACGTCAT GTTGTTCAGCTAACTAAGTTTGATTATAGGCTTGCCAGTGACCTAAATGAAGAACTACAGAGGTTACGGTGTCGGGCAAATTATCATGCTTTTCGTTTTACTAAACCACTACAGAATCTTGGTCATAAGCTGGTGATGAAAATGAGGAACATGGCAAAGCGCTACATTGCTGTCCACTTAAG GTTTGAACCTGATTTTCTTGCATTTTATGGTTGTTACTATGGTGGTGGTGAAAAAGTAAAACACGAGCTTGGTGAAATCAGGAAAAGATGGATAAATTTGCCG GAAGCAAGTCTGGACGGAGAGCAGCGGAAACGAGGGAAGTGTCCTCTAACGCCACATGAGGTAGGGCTGATGTTGCGGGCACTCGGTTTTGATAACGACACATACATTTTTGGGGCATTTGGTGAAATTTATGGCGGTGAAGAAACTTTGCAGCCTCTTAAAAAATTGTTTCCAAATTTCTACACAAAAGAAATGCTGGCTGGTGAAGAACTCCAACCCTTTCTTCCCTTCTCCTCTCGTCTTGCTGCCATTGATTACATAGTTTGTGATGAGAGCGATGTCTTCGTTACAAACAACAATGGGAACATGGCAAAGATTCTTGCTGGTCAAAG GAGATACATGGGTCATAAAAGAACCATTCGACCAAATGCTAGGAAGCTCAGCGCCTTATTCATGCAACGAGAGAAGATGTCATGGACTACTTTCTCTAGCAAAGTCAAAGCAGCCCAAAGGGGTTTTATGGGTGAACCCGATGAAATCCAATCCAGACGTGCGGATTTCCATGAATACCCTTCTTCATGCATATGCAAGAAACCATTCAAGTTATCAGATGTTGATAACCAAACAGACTCTGAATATGGGCGTAATGAAGAGGATCAAGGTGTTAATAGTACAGCACAAACACACGGAATAATGATAAATGGAGTTGTGATGAAAGATGCATCATCACCAGAAGAGAAGGAAGATGATGACTTTTTAGCTGACTAG